In Glycine max cultivar Williams 82 chromosome 10, Glycine_max_v4.0, whole genome shotgun sequence, the DNA window ATGAATTTCCTCCAATGGATCCTGATTTCAGTACCACTTGGGATATTTTCTGGTAACTAATTAATTTCAGTCCTTATAACTATTCAGGAGTAGCTAGTAGGATATAATGTTATGATCTATGTTCTCTACTGAGCTTTGCCCACTTAATAATATGGTGGGGTCTGTTAAAtgtaaatatagaaaatattgaaagttGGTAGTTGACCAATGAATGATGTTTTGATTATTGCAGTGTGTCTGTCAAAAATCATCCCAATAACCGGATGCTGGGAAAGCGTAAAATTGTTGATGGAAAGGTATCTAATggagacaattttttattttttattttgttataggACTTTATGTGTCATGAAAATCAAGTATTTTAGTTTTTGGTTCATAACGTTCATAGATTGGACCATATGTCTGGAAGACATATAAAGAAGTCTATGATGAAGTTCTGCATATGAGTTCTGCTTTACGAGCATCTGGTTCCGAACCTGTAAGTGCTTGTGAAAGGGCTTCCCTCGTAATTTATATGCACAGTAGATTTGTAGTTTTCAAAGGGAATTAATCTTCTTGATGTCTATTGTGGTGATCCTGTCACAGGGCACTAAAATTGGAATTTATGGATCTAATTGCCCTGAATGGATTGTGGCAATGGAGGTTTGACACTTCTATAACCCTTGTGTTCTCAACGTTTTCTCTCTTGTTCTTTCTATAATGCTACCATATCATAGTTCATAATCATGTTTATATTGGTGTAGGTTTGTTCTGCTCAAAGCTTTATTTGTGTGCCTCTCTATGACACCCTTGGTAAGTTTTCTCTGAAATGAAAATTGTCAAATAAATTCACGTATCcccacttctctctctctctctctcacacatcTTTATTGTTCTGCGGTTAAGACTTAAGAGTCATGCCAAAGAATAGATATGATCCTAATCGAAGCCAATCTTCGAACTTTGTTCATTTTACATCTCTTAGTAAACAGCTATGGTgctcattttctttattagtgacacattatttaattagttttctggtctaaataaaataaaataaaataaaaaagcagcattcaaattttaattaaggcatttttttttcatttttaatccaGGACCTGGTGCTGTAAATTTTATCATAGATCATGCAGAAGTAGATTTTGTGTTCGTCCAAGATAAGAAGGTTAAAGAGGTGAGGAAGaaggaacaatttttttttaaaataataattaatattctgcttcagataattttataaatctgAGATTCAGAACAGCAGTTTATAGGTTCTTACTTAGTTTCTATACCATTTGCAGCTTTTAAATCCTGAATGTAAATCCTCAAAGCGACTGAAAGGTAAATTTAATTAGGTGTTTCAATTTCAATATTTCTGTGCTCGAGCTAGCAGAAcgattaaatgaattaaactaaaattgattATGGTTACAGCCATGGTGTGCTTCACTACATTAACAGAGGAAGAGAAAGCTAAAGCCACAGCAATTGGAATTAAGCCATATTCGTGGCATGAATTCTTGCACTTGGTTAGTACTTAGTACGTAAGGAATTGGTCATTCAATGCATAAATCATCCATCTATGCTTAGCACTGAATGAAATTGCTATCTTGTATAACTGCTCGGTTGTTTTCTTCAGTTGCTTGcacgttttttatttttatgatgcaATTGTAGAATTGGGTTTGTTTTGTGAAGGTTGGATGCTTGCTCTTTCTAAAAACTTGTTCACACTGGATTAATGAGttacttttcttcttttgtaaAGGTGTTGTGTTATCCATATGAACCTCTTTAATTGAATCATTTGCTCTTTTATGAAATAAATGTAATCCCAAGCTGGCAgaaactttacaaaaaaaaaaaaccaccataTGGATATATATGTGGTGCTAAAATTGTTCTCTGTAGGCTATTCGTGTGATTCCTCGTACTTAATTATCTCTCTGATCTGGTTAAAACGAACACCTTATTATTCTTTCAGGGAAAAGAAAACCCAAAAAGTACTTTTCCACCTCAAGCTCATGACATTTGCACAATAATGTACACTAGTGGGACAAGTGGAGACCCTAAAGGTGTTGTTTTAACGTATGAAAACGTAACGGCTTTAGTAAGAGGAATGGATCTTTTCATGGAACAATTTGAAGACAAGGTAAATCTGGTGCTTAATACACAGGAAAAGTGTTATGATACCATTTAATTTTCTCGTAACAAAAGTGAcatgaatattaataatttgcATAGATGACCGTGGATGATGTGTATTTATCATTCCTACCCTTGGCTCATATCCTTGATCGCACTATTGAGGAGTACTTTTTCCGTAAGGGTGCATCTGTTGGATACTATCATGGGGTACGTTTGTCCTCCAATTTCTTGTTAATTTAGATTTGCTTGGTAGGATTATTAACTATTGACATGATACTATGGATACTATCATGAAGCACAAATATtctgtgttttttatttataaattttcgtGAATTTCTTGAATTGTTTGCTTGAAGGATCTGAACGCGCTGAGGGATGATTTAATGGAGTTAAAGCCAACACTGTTTGCTGGTGTCCCACGGGTTTTCGAAAAGGTCTATGAAGGCAAGGccctcaacaaaaaaaaaaatctattgctTGTGGATTAGAAATGCGAGCAACACTATACATGTTTTGAacacatttttttgttgttgccttaattttattagaaactataaaattttgtgaatcttattaattttataatttctaataaattttaattaatcaaaaaatgAGTTAGAAGAAGTGTGTTGTTTACACTTTGTTTCAATGAATGAGAAATTTGTTTCAGGTATCAAGAAAGCAGTGGAAGAACTCAATCCAGTGAGGAGAACAGTTTTTGGCATGCTCTACAACTAGTAAGTTGGAATTCTGTATGATGCTATATTATCAGCAACAGTTTCGGTAAAAGTAACAGTACTCTCATTTATTGAGATCATGGATTTTGGGCTGAGGTAGTTTTGCCAAttcacatttttctttgaatgcAGCAAACTTGGTTGGATGAAAAAAGGATATAAACATAGAGAAGCATCACGTTTAGCCGATTTATTAGCCTTCAGAAAGGTTGTATAATAGTATCTCTTACTTAaaacttgtatttttattttaaaagatcaacttctcaaattttttttcttttatttttcttgaaattagCCTTCTTTTACATATGGGTAATACCTTCTCCAAATTTTCAACCTACTCCTCCTGTCTTACCCCCTCCATTTTAGGTCAAAGCTAGGCTTGGTGGTCGTGTTCGACTAATAATATCTGGTGGGGCAGCTTTGAGCCCTGAGGTGGAAGAATTCCTGCGTGTCACTACTTGTGCCTTTGTATGCCAAGGCTATGGTAAGGAGAAAAGTTATTATACTATAAGAAATATTAACAACACCTTTTTTTTCATCACACTTGAAATTTACTTGGGTCTTATTAAATATGTAATCTCATTTTCAAATTAGTGAAAATCCAGGTTacaaaaatttttaaaaaaatatataaaatttagtaaaaaaatgtattattaatcaagaaattattatataacttGAAATGATGTGATGTTAATCGATGTTCACATAAATGTaaccatatttttaaatttattaaagaaaaaaactaataatatatcaCATGAAAATTGGTCAAAATTACATAATCCGGAACCATATAATAAGTTTGATTTACTAGTCTtatactaattataaattataaataagattaaacagagaaaattttaacatttttatgttGGACATAACACAACATAATCAATACGTTACATTGACACACTGGTTAATCCAGGTCTGACAGAAACATGTGGACCAACTACTCTTGGCTTTCCTGACGAAATGTGCATGCTTGGTACTGTTGGAGCTGTATCCatatataatgaaataaagCTGGAGGAGGTTCCAGAGATGGGCTACAATCCTCTTGAAACTCCTCCATGTGGTGAGATATGTGTGAGAGGGAAAACTGTTTTCACTGCTTACTACAAAAATCCAGAGTTAACAAAGGAAGCTATTAAAGATGGATGGTTTCACACAGGTAATTGAGTTGTCATTTCCTGCCTCAAAATAATCTGTTTTTAGGAATCTTAATATGGTCTAATGTGATTGTCTGTCATTGTTTGGTATCCTCAGGGGACATAGGAGAAATGCTTCCTAATGGTGTTATTAAGATCATTGACAGGAAGAAGAATCTTGTTAAACTTTCCCAAGGAGAGTATATAGCACTTGAGCATCTTGAAAATGTTTATGGAATCACTCCTATAGTTGAAGATGTAAGTATTTTCACTAGTTcagcatagttttttttttcccgatAAATGTtagttaattgttaattttttggttTGCGGGAGGAATCAAACTCACCATATTTCCcttcttctcttctccttttACCACCAATCCAACCCTATAACTCCTAGTTCAGCATAGTTAATTGGTACACTTTTTAGTCCATAAACTCTCGATTGTTGGTATGTTTGTGATTCGTTTTTGTATGTTTTACTGTTAGATCTGGGTTTATGGGAATAGCTTCAAGTCAATGCTGGTTGCAGTAGTAGTTCCAAATGAAGAATTTGCCAATAAGTGGGCATATTCGAATGGTCACATAGCTTCTTTCCCCAAACTCTGCTCTCTTGATCAACTGAAGAAATATGTGCTATCTGAGCTCAAGTTGACAGCTGAGAGGAATAAGGTAACATCTACAAATAATGAAATGCTGTTAAAGTAAAAACTTTATTGCTTtaggtatgaaaaaaaaaaaaacttaaaattattatattattatttttggaaaGATTTATAAACTATGAAGCATGGAGGctacataacaaacagaaaactAGAAAGACTTTGGTCTTGCAATCATATAACATCTGGTATATGATTCTCTAATTGTCTTGTGTCCTCTTCAATTTTTTGTCCTTCATAAAACTAGCTGAGGGGCTTTGAACATATCAAGGGGGTGATATTAGAGCCGCATGAATTTGACATGGAAAGAGATTTGGTGACTGCAAcactgaagaagaaaagaaacaaactgCTCAAGTATTATCAGGTGATCAGATATCCTCTTATTTTGGTCCTTACTTTGCTTACTCTCATTTATTGCAGTCTATTTAAATAGTGGTGTACACTAGAAATACTCACAAAATTGTTCATATTGTCACAGGTGGAAATAGATGAAATCTACCAAAGTTTGACAGGGAAAAAAGCATAACTTCTGAGGTTGCTAAATTCTAGACACGGATATGCCTATTTAGTAGTACCCAGTAACCCCGTTCCACAACtctcatctatatatataatcctAGAAGCTCAATGCTAGTATTTTGTGTGAGGTATTATGCAGCAACTAGCAACTGCTGAACCATGATATTTACCTAATTGTCAAAGTCTATATATACGAGAACAATTCATTTCGCGTGGAGAAAGTATGTTTGTTGTCAATCCTCATATGCCCGCGGCACGCTACAGCCTACAGGCATGTtgaatataaaatcaatttttgcaCACGGAATGAAATCAAGTCCATGAATTAGATTAGAGAATAGGTGGCCAGATAATAATTTCAGGATTCTTACGCTAAGTTACCCCGAAAGTTTGATAAAGTTAAAATGTTGTAAACAAGtactgctatatatatatatatatatttatatatatatatatatatatatatatatatatatatatattaagatggATCACATCAGTTACAAATGACTAAAATATTCTTCCCCAGACTTTGAAAATTCTCTCTCTGAGGTAGCTTTTGAATAAGTTAACTCTAATCAGTTTCTAACATGATGTTTAAATTTACTCAATATTGTTGTTAGGCTAACATACTCTTGCGGCTAATATGTCTGATATTGAGCATTTAAATAATGGACAAAAGAGATAAAGATGATATGATGTGATAAACAGAGAGAAAAATGATAAGTGTTGAAtaagtgtttaaaaaaaatagatgttcaAATATGTAGTTCTTCCTATTTTCAACTCACGGACACTCAGACTCTATACATCTACAAAAACAGACACAAGAGCTGAAGGAAGTAAATGAATATCCCATCAATCCTTTCCACCAAATTTGTATCACCCAATACATATATGTACTTGAAAAACTCTCTTTGTTGCAACTCTTTTCAGTATTATTACTTGCTAGAATTCATTTTTTACTAAACCATTAAAATGTTTGTAAGTGATCATTATCGTCGCTCAATTGTTGGAAGCCTCGTTGAACTGAAATCTGAAAGCTTCTTGTCACTCTACTGATGTACCCTTGAAAAATCCAACCTCAATCTGGTTCAGACAAACAAATTCAAAGATCAAATCTTCAATATGATAGTGCATCGAAAtgagtaataaataattttgtatattttcatttcaattatCATCTTGATTGTCAATTGCCATTTGATAAGGTGGCATGTGCCAAGGGAAAATATACTTAGGACAAAGTATGATTGCTACTAGTAAAAGTATGTGAAGACAAACAAAATATGACAAGCtacaatattcaaataaaacatcatCAATTGACCTCTTTTCTTTGGGAGGGTTTAGTATACAAAACCTACATGGGAGTCTATCATTTTCAACCTaaaatttatggaaaagtttaaataaatttctaccTTGCTTATATTTGAttagacacaaaaaaaaaaattaaactaaaatatatttttgatcatttatttttaaaagacttattttgatcttttaactttaaaattggagttatttattatttcatcaACTTCAAAGTaacatcattattattttacttttagtcatttattttttaagattcaatttgatcttttattttttaaagatttatttttatcttttaactttaaaattgaGGGAGTTATTTGATAATTTCATCAACTGCAAAGTagcatcattattattttacattttgcaCCGGTTATAAAACACaccaataacaattttaatccATTAGTGAGCCAaggaaaatataacaatttacaaTATTGAAATAAAACATCACTATTTCACCTCCTTACTCGACGGTGTCTTCTTAGTAGCTCTACTTCATCTTTACACATTGTATTGTACTGAGgtgaaataagaagaaaatcttaatttaaattattttttataaattactttcattttatcTAAAGAcagaaaattttctaattttttttcattccattTTCCTTTTACTTCTATCCTTTTTATTTCCTCTTCATTTCCATTCTAATCCAAACAAAACacgcattatttatttttttacaaaataatagcCGTTCTTTTTTCAGAGCTttcaatacaaattattttaataaaaaaaaatgaaaacatatctCATTAGAAAAATGCATGATAAGGcctccaaaataaaaattaaaaatagtaaaattcccATGGTCAATACTTAGGTGTATAAGAGCAAAAAGTGGACGAATATAAAACATGTAATACACTAATAAATAGTACAAGAAACACAGCCTATTTCTCattaaaattaacaatcaaTAGGTCCTTCAGAGGTAATAAAACAGTACCACTCGGAAATTTTCCCGTGACAAAATTACGATGTCAAAATGCAGGAGACTAAATATCCAATTCCAATTCAAAGGCAAAAAAGGCATGGATTGTAGGACTTCATTTACGACTCCTGGCttcctccttttccttttctcgcTTCTTGTAAAGCCTCTCAAGAACACGCTTCGCTTCACATTGTGGACAATTCGACAAATCATAGTAATGTGGGGCTACATCCACTAACCTGTAAAGTTGACTACATCTTAATAACATCTACCAAAGAAGAACCACAAGGTCCACAAAGATAAATTCGACAGTTCATCATGCAACGCTTCTACCAGCTAAATCAAGGAGTGGATGGAATTTAAAATGACATATTGGGTATATATCCCTGCTTCATTTCAATCTCAAAACCAAATGTTTCTGTAATTTATAATAGaaaactatatatttaattgattagtTTCAGCGTTCTTTTACTCTAAAACAAAAACAGGCCTCCTTTCAAATACTATACACGAAATGTGTTTACGTTTTCACCATTTCGAGGTTGTCAAACTCAATCTTAGCTAAAGCATTCCAGATATCAAACAAAAATCTTACCCACTCCGGTTTGTGGTCCAGGCAATTTGATGGATGCAAGAGCACCACCTACtcagaaaacaaacataaatcattaatataaatataatcttCCAGCCTTCACGGTAGCTCTTTTAGTAGTGCAACaagaaaaacagagaaagaactACAAACAGCATCTCTTACTAACAAACCTGGTTGTTTTTCACTGTCAAGTAAATGTCCTGTCCGCTCCAGATGGGCCACCTGCATGAAATATCCTGCCAGCATTGCCTTTCTAATGTTGACATAGTAGTCACGGCTATTGAAATCAGTGATGCATAACTTCAAGTTAAACCGAGCCATGATTCGCACAAGTTGTTGTCTAACACTGTCCGCTGATTTCAATGCCCTATGATTAACAAAGTTATCATAACACCAAGAAGGATCGTCATCTGAAAAGccattcatatataattaacaaatttgaCATCAGAACAAATAAATAGCAagaattcaataattaaaatataaaaggtatCATAAATATGTACTTACTATTTTGCTTGTAGGCATGGTATACATTCAAGAGCGTGAGATGATCCCCATCAATGTGTCCTAAACTAGCTTTTGCTTCATCTGCAGCATTTTGTGCTGCCCTAGGCCGGACAAAGCAATTGGGTactaaagaaagaaattattatcACACAGGAGGCCCACAGAAGGTAAGCAGATGCATAGAGGCAAGACCACACCATTTTCTTCAAGAGATTGAGAGAATACTGAGAAACTGCAATTATCTGCATCAGCATTTACTCGGCATCCTATGGTGCATGCCAACGAGGGCATGGAACCCAGAGAAGACAGTTGCTGATGACTACCTAACAGGACATTTTCTACTAAACGCATTCATGCGCATCTGAGCACATGTGTAAGCAGTCAAACATCCCATCATGTGCACAATATTGCATCTGTGCAGATGTACAAATGCTGGACATCCCCATCAAAGTGGAGCCCAGCAAACCGACATTCCCTTAGCATTATGATTGCACTCTAGAGTCTAGACAGacacaaaaataaacaattaaaagaagAACACCAGATAGCACGGCAGAAACGGAAAGAATCTCATTTGAACAGTTGAATTCAGGACTAACAACGAGCATCTTTGGCATCTGAGGGTCCAGTGGAAATTCACTCATAATCTGACCCAGCTTTGTTAAGTTACCATCATCGTCCAGTGCACCCAAGTAATTCAACACTTCCAATGCACGCATTAAGGTCTCTGGGGCAGGAGGGTCCATGAAATCAAAAGGCACTAAATCATCTATACCAAGTTTCTTTAAGGTAAGAACAGTGTAGGCAAGATTAGATCTCAAAATTTCAGGATAGGTCTGCGGCAGAAGATCATTGTTGAAACTTTTTCAGTATAAAGTCTAAAGCATTTCCCTGGTTGAGTTCTTCCAGCATGTCCAGATCTCTGGTGTGCACTAGCCTTTGATATTGGAGACACCAACAAAGACTCAACACGCATTCGAGGGTTATAAACCTGCTGCTTAGCAAATCCAGGGATTTAAGGATAGGTCTGCGGCAGAAGATCATTGTTGAAACTTTTTCAGTATAAAGTCTAAAACATTTCCCTGGTTGAGTTCTTCCAGCACGTCCAGATCTCTGGTGTGCACTAGCCTTTGATATTGGAGACACCAACAAAGACTCAACACGGATTCGAGGGTTATAAACCTGCTGCTTAGCAAATCCAGGGTCAATAACATAGACTATACTATCAATTGTCAAGGACGTTTCTGCTATTTTTGTTGATACCATAATCTTCCTTCCAGGATGCCCTCCCTCCTTAACTGGAGGTGGAGCTGGCTTGAAAATCTTCTGCTGCATTGCAGGAGGAAGAGTAGAATACACAAGGGCACCACTTTCACAGGGCCCACCTGGTCTCCCATATTGGaaatttctttgtttattttgcGGCATGCATCCTCAATCTCTTCCTCTTCAGTGAGAAAAACGAGTATATCTCCAGGGAGTTCACACATGTGAATCTGCACCACCGTCCTAATAGCAGCCTCCAACTAATCCCTTTCTGGGTCCTGAGTATAGAAGATTTCCACCGGATGTAGTCTTCCAGGAACCTTCATAAGAGGGGCCCTGCTAAAATATCCCTGGAAATTCTCAGCTTCAAGTGTTGCACTCATAACAACTAACTTCAAGTCAGGTCTATTTCTAAGCACTTCCTTAAGAAGGCCAAACAGCACATCTGTAGCCAAAGTCCTCTCGTGTGCTTCGTCAAGAATAATTACTTTGTATCGTTCCAAAAGCGGATCCGTCATTGCCTCTCTCAGAGGCATACCATCAGTGAGATACCTATTGGCGGgagagaaaaacataaaacataaaacatcCCATTAGAGACATAAAAGAGctagcaaaaaacaaaaaacattataCAGCAAGctctgaattaattaattaattaattagtataataCAACATACTTCAAAAGTGTCCTGGCACTACTACAATCCTCAAATCTGATGCTGTAGCCAACCAACCTCTTCTCCAATGTTGACATCCATCTCCTCAGCCACACGCCTGGAAACAGACATCGCAGCCACTCTACGAGGCTGAGTACACGCAATCATCATCTTCCTACGTTTATCAGGGGTTTCTATATCCAAAGCTTCCGAAACAAATTGAGGAATCTGTTccccaaaatataaaacaaaacacaattaGAAAAGTACATTTTTTCT includes these proteins:
- the LOC100790536 gene encoding long chain acyl-CoA synthetase 1 isoform X2, with translation MKAFSVKVEEGREGKNGNLSVGPVYRNLLSENEFPPMDPDFSTTWDIFCVSVKNHPNNRMLGKRKIVDGKIGPYVWKTYKEVYDEVLHMSSALRASGSEPGTKIGIYGSNCPEWIVAMEVCSAQSFICVPLYDTLGPGAVNFIIDHAEVDFVFVQDKKVKELLNPECKSSKRLKAMVCFTTLTEEEKAKATAIGIKPYSWHEFLHLGKENPKSTFPPQAHDICTIMYTSGTSGDPKGVVLTYENVTALVRGMDLFMEQFEDKMTVDDVYLSFLPLAHILDRTIEEYFFRKGASVGYYHGDLNALRDDLMELKPTLFAGVPRVFEKVYEGIKKAVEELNPVRRTVFGMLYNYKLGWMKKGYKHREASRLADLLAFRKVKARLGGRVRLIISGGAALSPEVEEFLRVTTCAFVCQGYGLTETCGPTTLGFPDEMCMLGTVGAVSIYNEIKLEEVPEMGYNPLETPPCGEICVRGKTVFTAYYKNPELTKEAIKDGWFHTGDIGEMLPNGVIKIIDRKKNLVKLSQGEYIALEHLENVYGITPIVEDIWVYGNSFKSMLVAVVVPNEEFANKWAYSNGHIASFPKLCSLDQLKKYVLSELKLTAERNKLRGFEHIKGVILEPHEFDMERDLVTATLKKKRNKLLKYYQVEIDEIYQSLTGKKA
- the LOC100790536 gene encoding long chain acyl-CoA synthetase 1 isoform X1, giving the protein MKAFSVKVEEGREGKNGNLSVGPVYRNLLSENEFPPMDPDFSTTWDIFCVSVKNHPNNRMLGKRKIVDGKIGPYVWKTYKEVYDEVLHMSSALRASGSEPGTKIGIYGSNCPEWIVAMEVCSAQSFICVPLYDTLGPGAVNFIIDHAEVDFVFVQDKKVKELLNPECKSSKRLKAMVCFTTLTEEEKAKATAIGIKPYSWHEFLHLGKENPKSTFPPQAHDICTIMYTSGTSGDPKGVVLTYENVTALVRGMDLFMEQFEDKVNLMTVDDVYLSFLPLAHILDRTIEEYFFRKGASVGYYHGDLNALRDDLMELKPTLFAGVPRVFEKVYEGIKKAVEELNPVRRTVFGMLYNYKLGWMKKGYKHREASRLADLLAFRKVKARLGGRVRLIISGGAALSPEVEEFLRVTTCAFVCQGYGLTETCGPTTLGFPDEMCMLGTVGAVSIYNEIKLEEVPEMGYNPLETPPCGEICVRGKTVFTAYYKNPELTKEAIKDGWFHTGDIGEMLPNGVIKIIDRKKNLVKLSQGEYIALEHLENVYGITPIVEDIWVYGNSFKSMLVAVVVPNEEFANKWAYSNGHIASFPKLCSLDQLKKYVLSELKLTAERNKLRGFEHIKGVILEPHEFDMERDLVTATLKKKRNKLLKYYQVEIDEIYQSLTGKKA